Proteins encoded by one window of Salvia splendens isolate huo1 chromosome 5, SspV2, whole genome shotgun sequence:
- the LOC121805862 gene encoding uncharacterized protein At4g28440-like has translation MAAKAPSLEAQQQGGGSAGTKPGLRKPVFVKVDSLKPGTTGHTLVVKVLESTTVLSKKPRNPTFRGAQNQNTRIAECLIGDETGTILTARNDQVEMMKPGNTVILRNAKIDMFKGSMRLAVDKWGRVEVTEPAEFVVKEENNLSLLEYELVNVEES, from the exons ATGGCAGCCAAAGCGCCGTCGTTGGAAGCTCAGCAGCAAGGCGGTGGTTCGGCTGGCACCAAGCCGGGGCTGCGCAAGCCGGTGTTCGTGAAGGTTGATTCTCTGAAGCCGGGGACGACCGGACACACGCTCGTCGTGAAAGTGCTGGAATCGACCACCGTTCTGAGCAAGAAGCCTCGGAATCCGACTTTCCGTGGGGCACAGAATCAGAATACGAGGATCGCTGAATGCCTAATCGGAGACGAGACAGGGACAATTCTTACGGCTCGTAACGATCAAG TTGAGATGATGAAGCCTGGTAATACGGTGATACTTCGCAATGCAAAGATTGACATGTTTAAGGGTTCGATGAGGCTTGCTGTCGATAAGTGGGGCCGTGTTGAGGTCACTGAGCCGGCTGAATTTGTGGTCAAAGAGGAAAATAATCTCTCTCTTTTGGAGTACGAATTGGTCAATGTCGAAGAATCTTGA